In Helicobacter mastomyrinus, the sequence AAGAGTTTTGTGAGGCAGTATTAAGCGGGGAATTTACATTATCCCCCCCCCCCATTGTCTTTATAGTTTCCATAATTATCCTTTAGAGCTCTATCATTTCATCAGGAGCGAAATCGCGGATAGCTTTTTTGCCAACTACATTATCCCATTCCATCGGAGAGATACCGCCCGCGGGACGTTTAGCATAGAGATTTACCTCGCTTAGAATCTCACCTTTTTTAATCGCACAATTTGCGACAATAGATTTACGCGCAATAGGCTTATTTTTTGCTTCACTTGGGCTTGTTCTTTTGATACCATCACCAAGGGCAAGTTCTATTTCACGTATGCCTTGCACCATTGCCTTAAGCTCGTGTGGCTCAAGGCTTGCCTTGTGGTCAGGACCCTCCATATTTTTATCAAGAGTGAAATGCTTTTCTATTATCGTTGCTCCCATACCGACAGCGGCTAGAGGGATTGAAATACCCGGTGTGTGATCAGAATAGCCAACGGGCAAATGAAAGGCATTGTGTAGGGTATTCATTGCTTTGAGATTGACATCACAAAATGGTGTGGGGTATTCAGTATTGCACTGCAAAAGTGTGATATTTTCACGTTTGGTGCCACATTGTGTTAATACATCAATAGCAGATTCTATTTCTCCTAGATTCGCCATACCTGTAGAGAGGATTACTTTTTTATTTAAAGCACCTATGCGGCGGAGATATGGGAGATTTGTGATTTCTCCACTTGGAATCTTAAAGGTTTGTAATCCAAACTTATGCAGTAAATCTATACTTTTGATATCAAAAGGTGTAGAGAGAAATGTTATCCCCTTTTTATCACAATACTCCATAAGGGGCTGCCACGCGCTATCATCAAGCACGAGTTTTTGTATCATTTCAAGTTGAGATTGCTCTGCATTACCGGTATTTTCTATTTGATATTCTGCTTTTTGCGCAAAGCGACTTACGACATTTTCAGCCTTGGCTGTTTGGAATTTTACAATATCCGCTCCAGCTTCTGCTGCTACGTCAATAAGCTGTTTTGCAAGAGCCATATCACCATTATGATTTACTCCCGCTTCAGCAATAATGGTAACTTTTGTCATATTTATCCTTTTAGCTTGTCCTTAAAATAAAAAGAGCGATTCTATCTTGTTTGAACTTTAAGTATCATTAATGGCAAAGAGTATAGTATCTTCTGCTAGAGGATTGCGATTACGCAAATAGAGCTTATAGTGCGGATTAAGCGAAAGTATAAATTGTGGCAAGGTGATAAAGTCCTCACGTCTGTGATACATACAAATAGCAAGTTTTGGACGATAGGTAGTAATCGTTTCTTTTGCGCCTTTGAGGGCGTTTAGCTCCCCTCCTTCTATATCCATTTTGATAAAACTTACAGGTTTAGAGTTGTTCTTATGCCCCCCCCCATATTCATACTATTTGTTTTTAAAATATTATCAATACTATCACATTCTAAAGCTATGCCATTATTTTCACTAATGCGCGACGTGCCAGAATTCTCCTCTGCAAAATAGATAATTTCTTTTGTATGAGAAGCACCTTTGGGTATTACTTCACAACGTAGGTGCTTGGTGTTTTCTATGAGTTGTGGCACAAGCTTTGAATCTGGCTCAAGGGCATAGGTTTTTTCATATTCAGGGACATAGCGGACAAATTCTAAGCAAGTATCGCCATCATAAGCTCCGCAATCTATCATTATCTCATTTTGACCAAGCCCTAAAATATCACTAAAAAGCCCTTTTTGTCTTGTGTACGTGTAAGTGTGGCGTAATTATTATAGATTCTATCTTGCAAGTAGCCTATCATCACTTCTTTGCTTAAATCATCGCTTAAAAGATTATATGTGCTTTCAAATTCACTAAGATGGGATTTAAAAAAGGATTCAAATCCATTCGTGCAGCCGCTAATATAGCTCACATCACGAAAGGTATTCATAAAATATAAATGTTTGAAGCCATAGCTTTTTAAAAGCTGTGCTTTCGCCTTTACATCTGCCATAGCAATGATGATACATATATCTTTGCTTCCACTCCATTCTTCAATGGCTAAAATGGGCTTGCCTTTGTATGAATCTTGCTTGCTAAAGGCTTTATTAGCAATGTGTCCTTTTATCTCAAGCCCCTCTTTATCGTAAAAATCTCTTACCATAGAGCCTAGAGAATGCCCTCCGTGTGTGCCACCAAAAAGATAAATATCTTTCTTTTGTGCCTTTAGTTGTGAGAGAATTGCATACGTATCGGGGTAAGTTTGTGTGCATATCATTTTTTCTAGCATAATTGCTCCTTTAGAGTTGAGTTTAATAAGATTGTCTCTTTATCTAAGACATTGTGTGAATCTATCTTGTAGATGGGCTTTGCTGGATTGCCATAATAGTAATGCCAAGCCTTAAATTTACGCCCCATATTAAGACTCATAGGTCCCAAACTCGCTCCTATACAAAAATGGCTTTGAGGTAAAATAAGACTATGACTTCCAATATGGCAATGCCGCTCTAGCTGGATATGTGAGGCTCTTACATTACGCAAGGTAAAAGGCACACAAGGACATACAAGATAGCCTCCGGCAAAATCATCAGTAGTAGCAAAAATCTTACTATAACTACTCATACCGCAAAAATCCCCCATACTTACACTTGAATCTTTGCCATTTCCTCCTGTGATACTCGCATAAGCCCCAATATGCAAGAATCTTCCTAGGTGTATCGCTCCGCTTAAGATAACAAAATCATCAATACGCACATAATCGTCAATGCTTATGAGGCTAGGGGTGTAGATTTGTGCTAGGCGAGAGATAAGGACGCATTTACCTAGGCTTTTAAAGCCAAAGGATTCTAATTCGCTTTGTGTGTAATGCCCATTGTTCCGCTGTGATTCCATAAGGGTAGTTTGCGTATGTGCTGCTTTCATAAGCTGCCCCCTCCATCAATTATAATATTTTGTCCAGTTATCCAAGTAGAATCTTCACTAAGGAGGAAGCATACTAAGGGCGTGATTTGCGATGGCTTACCAATGCCTAGCGGGTAAGACTTATCCATAGATTCTATATAATCTTTGTCATATATGCTACTCCAATTTTCTATCATTTCTGTCATTGTAAAGCCCGGACTTATGGCATTGATTCGATATTTAGGTGCGATCTCAAGAGCTAAGCTCCGCACACTTGCATTCACTCCTGCCTTAGACGCACTATAATTACATAAGCCCTTTTGTGCCTTGATACTTGCATTTGAGCTTATCCATATAAAACTCGCCCCTATATTGCTTTTTGCCCTCCTATCAAGTAAGCCTTTTATGAGCTGCAAATTGCCAAAATAGTTAATATTAAAAATTTCGAGCGCGTTCTCCACAGATAGCACCGATGTAATTGGTGCTATCTGCTGGGATCCAGCAGATAGCACCGCACCATCAAAGCTACCATATTCTTTAGCGAGATTTAAAGCCCATTTGTCCAACTCATAAAATTGACTAATATCCTTACTGATGGGGATAAAAAGATGAGGATTGATAGCCTTTTTGCGCTTAGATTCTAATTTAGCGCTATCTCTCCCTATGGCAATGATTTTAGCACCAAGCGCATTAAGACTTAAGGCTATATCTGCGCCTATACCGCTACTGCCTCCACTTACCAAAAAAGCATTTGTTTGCAAAACATTGAGGTTTAAAGATATGGCTATGCAAGATACTTGCTTGAGAATCTTGTGTATTCATATTAATCCTCTAATTTATCTTTAGCAAGGGCTAAGAGGTCGGCTACATTTTTGCATTCTTTGAGGGCATTGCCTGTGAGGCTTATATGAAAGAGATGTTCGTATAAAGAGATAAGAGAGATGATAGCTAGGCTATCCCATTCCTCAAGTGAATCTAAGCTCATTTCAGGGCTTAAAGCCTCATCTCTTTGCATTGCATCGCTTAAGTGTGTTAAAAACTCTTGTGTAGTCATAGTATTCTCCTTGTGATAGTTTATAAACAGCTATATAAGCCCACCTTTTGGGCTTTAAATCCACTTTTTAGGCTAATGATGGCATTTCCCCACGCTAGTCCCGCGCCAAACCCGGCTAAATGCACCTTAAGGTGAGAATCTAAGCCATCACTTGCCTTCTCTCCTAATGTGTCGCAAATAGTAGCAGGGACAGAGCAGCCGCTAAGATTGCCATATTTGTTTGTCGTGGTATTGGGGACTTTATCTTGAGGGAGCTTTAGAGTTCGGGCAATATGATCTACGATATATTTATTTGCCTGATGAAAGAAGAAGTAGTCCATATCTTCAATACTATGCCCTGTATATTCAAAAAGTGAGTTAAAAGCTTTTGGTTCGCAGCTAATAGCAAAGCTAAAGATTGCCGCTCCGTCCATATAGAGCTGCTTTAAATTTCTGCTTTCACTTATATCCCATACTTTAGATTCAGAGATGATCTCTCGTGTGGGCTTTCTACTCGCTCCCTCTGGTATGATAAGTTCATAGAATCTGCTCCCATCGCTTCCTAGCTCAAAATAGGCTTCTTGTGCTTCCTCTGTATAGGTGAGCAAACTAGCGCTCACCCCATCACCAATCACGGGAGCAAGATTAGAATCAAGGGGATTGACATAATGGCTTAGAGTATCACCACATAAAAGCAAGACATTTCGTGCAGCGCGTGATTGTATAAGACTATGAGCGATATATAGCCCATAGAGATATCCCGCACAAGCTTGGTTTATGTCAAAACATAGGCATTGTGTGCTTAGCCTTAGCTTTCCTTGGAGATAGCACGCACTTGCTGGGAGGATATAATCTGGCGTTTGTGTTACAAAAATGAGCGCGTCAATATCTTTTTTATTTACTTGCAAAGATTCTAAAAGTTTTATTGCTGCTAGCTCGCCTATATCACTTGCGGTGATGTGCGGCGGAGCGATATGGCGTGTTTGTAAGCCAATTACTTTTTTGATACGTTCTAAAGCTTTAATATCGCCTTTATAGATAGTGTGAAGCTCGGAATCTATATTGATTACCTGATCTGGCACAAGTGTGTGGATTCCCATTAAAGAGACATTGCTAAAAGAGGCTTTCATACTGCCTCCTTTAAAGGGGTAGGGCAAGATACTGCAAAGGGCATTGCTCTCTTGTGAGATAGAGAGTAGGGAGGATAAATTAGAGTTTCTCTATCCCCCCCCCCCATTACTTTCTTACTTGCTGCTATATCACGTAAAAATTGCGATTCTAGGGTTTGAATTTGCTTTGAATCGAGATTTTTCAGTAATCGTGCTGGTGAGCCAAAGTAATATCCATAGGCTTTAAGTGTAGTATCGCACACGAGACTTTGGGGTCCTAGGTTTGCCCCTATATTAAAAATCGTGCGTGGCAAAATAAGCGACATAGCCCCGATATGATTATGCCCAGGTAAATGGATATGACTAGCAATAATATGGCGATACTTTGCATCAACACAGGAATTTGATAGCATACTCCCGCTTAAATCATCGCTTACACTTAAGATTCTGCTTCCTAATGAAAGGGAGCAAAAATCCCCCATACTCACACTTGAATCTTTGCCATTCCCTCCTGTAATGTTTGTATGTGCGGAAATATGGATAAATTGCCCTAAGCTTATAGCACCGCTTAAAATGGCAAAATCATCAATGCGGACACAATTACCAATACTCATACGTTCTGGCGTGTAGATTCTTGCTAAGCGAGAGATAAGCACATTATCACCTAAATATTTAAAGCCAAAAGATTCTAATTCCTTGCGTGTATAAAAGCTCGTATTGTATTGCGCTTTCATAATAGGATTACTAAAAGATTCCATTGTAGCTACTCCTTATGTGAGATGAATATGAAGCCCTTGCATATCGGGCTTAGTGATAGGTATGGAGATAGTCTGTGCAGACATAGGCTGCAAGTGTGTGTAATGCTCCTTGCTAAGATGTGCAAGTTGTGAAAGGGTTTGCAAAAATGGCGCATTGCGTTCGCCCTTTTGATAATGCAAAAATACAGAGTGGCTTGTAGATTCTCTCTTCTTAGAATCTTTAATGCTAGGACTTAGATTTTCTGTGATGAGGTAGAAGGCATAATTTAGCATTAGAGTTTCTAAACGTCTCCCAAGAACGCGACAGCTCACAACAATATCAATAATATGTATTTCTTTTTGCGCTTCTTTATACTCACCTATAATAATGCCAATAATCCCGCTATCACTTAATCTGTCGCTCATAGCAATACTTAGCACACAGAAATGTTTGGAATCTAGCCATTCTTGCGCTTGAGGGAGTGTGGGTCGTGTGTATGAAGCGATAAACTGATTAGTTTTATTCATAAGCTCATAGATGCGCTGCGTGTGCTGTGTGTGTTATTAAGAGAAAAGCTAAGCGTGATAGCAAGATTCTCAAAGTATGTTTCTGTATCAAGGGATTGCAAATTTTTGCGTTGCGTATTTGCTGCTATGCATTAGCTCGTAAGCTATCTTCTTTATTTGTGTGGAGTTTAGTCATTTGAGGAAATAAAAAAAGCTTCCATAGCACATTTTGTGGGCTTAGGGCGTGAATATATTTTGCCCCTATGTGCTTTATCGATTCAATTTCAGCGATATTATCATCAATAAAGAGCAGAGAATCTACCCCAATATTAAAGCTTTGAGCGATGTTTAAAAGATTTTCATATTTTGGTTTCCAATTCACTTGCGTATTGTCAAAATCATTCCAAGATAGGGGGAAATCTTTTCTTGTGGCAAAAAGATTCATTGCGTCTTGAGATTCGTTTTTTGAGCATAGGGCGAGGAGAAAGCCTTGCTTTTTGTATTCTAAAAGCTGCTTTTGTAGAGCAATATGTGATGGTGTGAATTGCAAAGAGTTGATACCATCTTCGCCTAAGATTCCACCATAAAGGGTATTGTCTAAATCACAAACAATTGCCTTGAGAGTAGGCAGTGTGAGAGCGGGTATAAGCTTTAAGCCTAGAATCTGCGCTATGGCAAGACTTCCATAATTGCTTAGTCGTGTGCCACTTATGCTTTCTTTGGCTTCATCGATGAGATGATGAGATTCTAGAGTTATAAACTGCTCTCTTTGGGTATAGAGGGCATAAAGAGAGAAGCAAAAAATATGTTGATTTTGCAGGGATTGTATATCGTGTGCATATTGAGATTCTAAGAGAGTGACAAAAGTGCTATCATCAAGCAGGGCTATCATAATAGGAGCTTTAGTCAGGGTGCGTAATGCGAGGGAGCGTTCTTTAAGGAATTGCATAAAGGCTACATTATCTAGGTTATAGCGGGTTTTATCGATATAGATGATTTCAAGGTCGGCATTGTGGGATTGAGATGCAAGAGATGAAAAACTAAGGCTATCATCATAATCGCTGTAATGAAAAGGTGCTTTCAAACCTGCATAATGTAAAAATGGCGCGATAACGCTTTGTATTGGCTCAAAGGCGTGATTTCTGTGGATATTGATATGTATGGATTGTAATATTTCTAGCGGGATATGCTTGGCTAAAGAAAGGAGGGCAGTGCGCTTAAGCTCCATACTAAAAATATCATATTGTGTCATTTGCATTACTTATCCTTTGGTTCAACAAGCTCTATTAAAAGGCGATTGGGGAGCATAATAAAGCAAAGTTTTGCGAAATATTCTGCTTCCATAGGTGGAATGAGTAAGCGAGATTTGCCATAAGCGATAGGTTTTTGCATAGCCTTAGGGAGGGTATTATTTATTTGCATATACCCCCCCCCCAGCATTACTATTAGCTGTTTTTTCATAAGATTCTATGCTGTGAGTGCGGGAATCTAAAACATTATGAGATGAGAAATCATAATTAAGAATGCTTTGCATATCTAATTCTATGTTATGTGTCTCAAAGGCGATATGATAGAGCTTGTTATGCGTTTTGAGATAGTTATCAAGCCTTTTGCTTCCCTCTAAGTTTTCTAAGAGTTCAAATCTCCATTGAAATGCTAAAGAGGATTTGCAAGGATGAAGTGTCATAAATACGCCACGCACACCTTGCCTTTCATCACTAAAGCTACCTTCTTGCGTGAATCCAAGTGATTGAAATATGTGCTTTTCGCTTTCAAGGCTTTTTGTCGCTACACCAATATGATGGATAGGGAGGTTAAGTAGAGGCAGTGATTGCATTAAAGGAGTTCCTTTACTTTATCAATCAATGCTTCTTGTGTGTTTAAGTCTGGCAAATCATCTGCACCAAAAGCTATGCCAAACTCCTCTTCAATATTCATAATGATGTCAATATGAGCAAGAGAAGTCCATTGCTCGCAATTTTGCATACTGATGGAGGTTTGCTTATTTACGGGCATTTCAAGTATGCTATTTAAAATGGCATAGATTCTTTCATTTACGTTTTGCATAAAAACTCCTTGTGAAAAGATGAAGCTGGGTATAAAAAAATATGAGGTAGAGAAAAAGAAGGGAATAAGAGAGGGGAAAAGAGTGTTACTGCCCCCCCCCCCGCTAATTGCTGCGCATTTAAAAATCTATCGCCAAGCCTTGGTGTATAAGAAGATTCATAACGTGTAAGCGCGAGGGTAGAATCTTGTGTCTTTACAATAAGCGTTGGCATATCCTTTGAGTGTGCTATAACTCCTACGATAGCCCCGGGAGTAGCGATATATGAGGGGGCATTCTCTATAAGATGGGATTTAAAAATACGGATATTGATAATCTCATCTTGCTTTTTTATTTGGGCTAATGCCCCTAAATCTGGTGCATTAAGTGCGCGAATAAAGTTAAAAATATCTCTTGAAGGCTGATTCCATATAATCCACTCATCTCCTTTACACCTAGCGGGGCAGTAAAATCCAACTTGATGTATAGAATCTTGTGGAGTGGGCGAAGCAGTGCCATTATACAAAAGCATAAGTGCGTCAAATAATACTTCCGCACATTGTATATGAGCCGTATGCAAAAGAGTAGAATAATCATCTAAATCGCTGATAGGATAGCTACGTTGTAAAATAATATCTCCTGTATCAATGTCACTATCGACATAATGCACACTAATGCCAAATTCTTTTTCATCATTGATGAGCGCCCAATTTAAGATATTTCTCCCGCGATAGAATGGCAATTTGCCCGCGTGGCAATTGATAGTTTTAAGAGGAGGCAGAGAAATCAAAGGTTCTTTAAAAATTTGATTAAAACTCATTGAGACGAAAATATCACAGCAAAAAGGGGCGATTTGCTCCATAAAATCGTGTGAATTGATATTTTGCGTTTTGATATAGGGAATATGATATGTAAGTGCTAGATTTTCTAAGATGGTATCAGTGTTATTAAATCGAGGAACAATAAAGCAAATTTCAAAATATGGAGAGAGAATAAGCTTTTTAAGGGCGTTGTGCGCCCAGATTCCATCGGCAAAATATCCAATCTTAAGGGGAGTTAGCTCACGCATACTTCCTCCTCTTGGTAGAATAAAGCTTTACACGAGGAATATGTAAAGAAATATACTCTATCCCCCCCCCCCGCAGCTTTATGGCTGATGGTGTGTTAAATC encodes:
- a CDS encoding 3-oxoacyl-[acyl-carrier-protein] synthase III C-terminal domain-containing protein; this encodes MKASFSNVSLMGIHTLVPDQVINIDSELHTIYKGDIKALERIKKVIGLQTRHIAPPHITASDIGELAAIKLLESLQVNKKDIDALIFVTQTPDYILPASACYLQGKLRLSTQCLCFDINQACAGYLYGLYIAHSLIQSRAARNVLLLCGDTLSHYVNPLDSNLAPVIGDGVSASLLTYTEEAQEAYFELGSDGSRFYELIIPEGASRKPTREIISESKVWDISESRNLKQLYMDGAAIFSFAISCEPKAFNSLFEYTGHSIEDMDYFFFHQANKYIVDHIARTLKLPQDKVPNTTTNKYGNLSGCSVPATICDTLGEKASDGLDSHLKVHLAGFGAGLAWGNAIISLKSGFKAQKVGLYSCL
- a CDS encoding methionyl-tRNA formyltransferase; translation: MRELTPLKIGYFADGIWAHNALKKLILSPYFEICFIVPRFNNTDTILENLALTYHIPYIKTQNINSHDFMEQIAPFCCDIFVSMSFNQIFKEPLISLPPLKTINCHAGKLPFYRGRNILNWALINDEKEFGISVHYVDSDIDTGDIILQRSYPISDLDDYSTLLHTAHIQCAEVLFDALMLLYNGTASPTPQDSIHQVGFYCPARCKGDEWIIWNQPSRDIFNFIRALNAPDLGALAQIKKQDEIINIRIFKSHLIENAPSYIATPGAIVGVIAHSKDMPTLIVKTQDSTLALTRYESSYTPRLGDRFLNAQQLAGGGAVTLFSPLLFPSFSLPHIFLYPASSFHKEFLCKT
- a CDS encoding HAD-IIIC family phosphatase gives rise to the protein MQMTQYDIFSMELKRTALLSLAKHIPLEILQSIHINIHRNHAFEPIQSVIAPFLHYAGLKAPFHYSDYDDSLSFSSLASQSHNADLEIIYIDKTRYNLDNVAFMQFLKERSLALRTLTKAPIMIALLDDSTFVTLLESQYAHDIQSLQNQHIFCFSLYALYTQREQFITLESHHLIDEAKESISGTRLSNYGSLAIAQILGLKLIPALTLPTLKAIVCDLDNTLYGGILGEDGINSLQFTPSHIALQKQLLEYKKQGFLLALCSKNESQDAMNLFATRKDFPLSWNDFDNTQVNWKPKYENLLNIAQSFNIGVDSLLFIDDNIAEIESIKHIGAKYIHALSPQNVLWKLFLFPQMTKLHTNKEDSLRANA
- a CDS encoding acyl carrier protein; protein product: MQNVNERIYAILNSILEMPVNKQTSISMQNCEQWTSLAHIDIIMNIEEEFGIAFGADDLPDLNTQEALIDKVKELL
- a CDS encoding FkbM family methyltransferase, with the translated sequence MDIEGGELNALKGAKETITTYRPKLAICMYHRREDFITLPQFILSLNPHYKLYLRNRNPLAEDTILFAINDT
- a CDS encoding acyltransferase: MESFSNPIMKAQYNTSFYTRKELESFGFKYLGDNVLISRLARIYTPERMSIGNCVRIDDFAILSGAISLGQFIHISAHTNITGGNGKDSSVSMGDFCSLSLGSRILSVSDDLSGSMLSNSCVDAKYRHIIASHIHLPGHNHIGAMSLILPRTIFNIGANLGPQSLVCDTTLKAYGYYFGSPARLLKNLDSKQIQTLESQFLRDIAASKKVMGGGDRETLIYPPYSLSHKRAMPFAVSCPTPLKEAV
- the neuB gene encoding N-acetylneuraminate synthase yields the protein MTKVTIIAEAGVNHNGDMALAKQLIDVAAEAGADIVKFQTAKAENVVSRFAQKAEYQIENTGNAEQSQLEMIQKLVLDDSAWQPLMEYCDKKGITFLSTPFDIKSIDLLHKFGLQTFKIPSGEITNLPYLRRIGALNKKVILSTGMANLGEIESAIDVLTQCGTKRENITLLQCNTEYPTPFCDVNLKAMNTLHNAFHLPVGYSDHTPGISIPLAAVGMGATIIEKHFTLDKNMEGPDHKASLEPHELKAMVQGIREIELALGDGIKRTSPSEAKNKPIARKSIVANCAIKKGEILSEVNLYAKRPAGGISPMEWDNVVGKKAIRDFAPDEMIEL
- a CDS encoding acyl carrier protein, encoding MTTQEFLTHLSDAMQRDEALSPEMSLDSLEEWDSLAIISLISLYEHLFHISLTGNALKECKNVADLLALAKDKLED
- a CDS encoding SDR family oxidoreductase, which codes for MQTNAFLVSGGSSGIGADIALSLNALGAKIIAIGRDSAKLESKRKKAINPHLFIPISKDISQFYELDKWALNLAKEYGSFDGAVLSAGSQQIAPITSVLSVENALEIFNINYFGNLQLIKGLLDRRAKSNIGASFIWISSNASIKAQKGLCNYSASKAGVNASVRSLALEIAPKYRINAISPGFTMTEMIENWSSIYDKDYIESMDKSYPLGIGKPSQITPLVCFLLSEDSTWITGQNIIIDGGGSL
- a CDS encoding galactoside O-acetyltransferase, which translates into the protein MKAAHTQTTLMESQRNNGHYTQSELESFGFKSLGKCVLISRLAQIYTPSLISIDDYVRIDDFVILSGAIHLGRFLHIGAYASITGGNGKDSSVSMGDFCGMSSYSKIFATTDDFAGGYLVCPCVPFTLRNVRASHIQLERHCHIGSHSLILPQSHFCIGASLGPMSLNMGRKFKAWHYYYGNPAKPIYKIDSHNVLDKETILLNSTLKEQLC